From Gammaproteobacteria bacterium, one genomic window encodes:
- the gcvPB gene encoding aminomethyl-transferring glycine dehydrogenase subunit GcvPB: MLIFERGRNGRRGYAQAPSALAGTESLPARFRRQRPPALPQVSELQVVRHYTRLSRLNFSIDTHFYPLGSCTMKYNPRACNALAMLPGLVNRHPHAPPRFSQGFMACMFDLQEILKSVTGMRDVSLTPMAGAQGEFAGVAMIRAYHQARGDTARTEILVPDAAHGTNPATAVMCGYTVREIRTDRSGDIDMDALQAAAGSQTAGLMLTNPSTLGVFERRIGDIAALVHDAGGLLYYDGANLNAILGQVRPGDMGFDVIHMNLHKTFSTPHGGGGPGAGAIGVGARLLPFMPVPVVGRTDARYVWRTEQDLPRTIGRLSAFAGNAGVLLRAYVYIRMLGREGLARVAQFATLNANYLMARLAAEGFDLGYPDRRATHEFIVTLKRQAKTQGVTAANYAKRLLDYGYHAPTTYFPLLVPECLLIEPTETESKDELDGFVNALVAIRAEADNEAGRVQGAPYSLPNRRLDEVRAARELDLGWREATG; this comes from the coding sequence ATGCTGATCTTCGAACGCGGGCGTAACGGGCGACGCGGCTATGCGCAGGCGCCGTCCGCGCTCGCCGGCACTGAATCCCTGCCGGCCCGGTTCCGGCGGCAGCGGCCGCCCGCGCTGCCGCAGGTTTCCGAATTGCAGGTAGTGCGTCACTACACCCGCCTGTCGCGGCTGAATTTTTCCATCGATACGCACTTTTATCCGCTCGGTTCCTGCACCATGAAATACAACCCGCGCGCCTGTAACGCGCTGGCGATGCTGCCGGGTCTGGTCAATCGCCACCCCCACGCGCCACCGCGTTTCAGCCAGGGTTTTATGGCGTGCATGTTCGATTTGCAGGAGATCCTTAAAAGCGTCACCGGCATGCGGGACGTGTCGTTGACACCCATGGCCGGCGCGCAGGGCGAATTCGCCGGCGTGGCGATGATCCGCGCTTACCACCAGGCGCGCGGCGATACGGCGCGCACCGAAATCCTGGTGCCGGATGCGGCGCACGGCACCAACCCGGCCACTGCGGTGATGTGCGGATATACTGTGCGCGAGATTCGTACCGACCGTTCCGGCGACATCGACATGGATGCCTTGCAGGCCGCAGCCGGGTCGCAAACGGCCGGTCTGATGCTGACCAACCCGTCGACTCTGGGCGTATTCGAGCGCCGTATCGGCGACATCGCCGCCCTGGTGCACGATGCCGGGGGCTTGCTGTATTACGACGGCGCCAACCTAAACGCCATTCTGGGCCAGGTACGGCCCGGCGACATGGGCTTCGACGTGATCCACATGAACCTGCACAAGACCTTCTCCACACCGCATGGCGGTGGCGGACCCGGCGCGGGCGCGATCGGCGTCGGCGCGCGGCTGTTGCCGTTCATGCCGGTGCCGGTGGTAGGCCGGACGGACGCGCGGTACGTGTGGCGCACGGAGCAGGATTTGCCGCGAACCATCGGCCGGCTGTCGGCTTTCGCCGGCAACGCGGGGGTGTTGCTGCGTGCGTATGTGTACATTCGCATGCTGGGCCGCGAGGGTCTGGCCAGGGTCGCCCAATTTGCGACCTTGAACGCCAATTATCTGATGGCGCGGCTGGCCGCCGAGGGTTTCGATCTGGGCTATCCTGACCGTCGGGCCACGCACGAATTCATCGTCACTTTGAAGCGCCAGGCGAAGACGCAGGGCGTGACGGCCGCCAATTACGCCAAGCGCCTGCTGGATTACGGCTACCACGCACCGACGACTTATTTTCCGCTGCTGGTGCCCGAATGCCTGCTGATCGAGCCGACCGAGACCGAGAGCAAGGACGAACTGGATGGCTTCGTGAACGCACTGGTGGCGATCCGCGCAGAGGCGGACAACGAGGCCGGTCGCGTACAGGGCGCGCCGTACAGCCTGCCCAATCGCCGTTTAGACGAGGTACGGGCCGCGCGCGAGCTGGATCTTGGCTGGCGGGAAGCGACGGGTTAA
- the tpx gene encoding thiol peroxidase, with protein sequence MSTITFQGKEIHTNGELPKLGAKAPDFRLVNKDLKDVSLADFKGKKKLLNIVPSVDTPVCAKSTKKFNDFAKEQGNAVMLAVSADLPFAASRFCGAENVERIIPLSLMRSRDFAKDYGVLIQDGPLEGIAARAVVVLDENDKVVHTELVPEISQEPNYDKAMAAMA encoded by the coding sequence ATGAGCACCATTACTTTTCAGGGCAAGGAGATTCACACTAACGGTGAACTGCCGAAGTTAGGCGCCAAGGCGCCCGATTTCCGGCTGGTAAACAAGGATTTGAAAGACGTTTCGCTGGCCGACTTCAAAGGCAAGAAAAAACTGCTCAACATCGTGCCCAGTGTGGACACGCCGGTGTGCGCAAAGTCCACGAAAAAGTTTAACGATTTCGCCAAGGAACAGGGCAACGCGGTGATGCTGGCGGTGTCAGCGGACCTGCCATTCGCGGCCTCGCGGTTCTGCGGCGCCGAGAACGTAGAGCGGATTATCCCGCTGTCGCTGATGCGTTCGCGCGATTTTGCCAAAGACTATGGCGTGCTGATACAGGACGGCCCGCTTGAAGGCATCGCCGCACGCGCGGTGGTGGTGCTGGACGAAAACGACAAAGTCGTGCATACGGAACTGGTGCCGGAAATCTCGCAAGAGCCCAATTATGACAAGGCCATGGCGGCCATGGCCTGA
- the gcvPA gene encoding aminomethyl-transferring glycine dehydrogenase subunit GcvPA, which produces MPFIPHTEDDIREMLAAAGVERIEQLFDEIPDELRCGPLSDVPAGLNEMEVARLMNEVAARDGAPLNFIGAGAYEHHIPAAVWQLATRGEFYTSYTPYQAEASQGTLQLTYEYQSMMTALTGMDVANASLYDGASALAEAVLMAMRVSRKPKGSPRRVLMPASVHPAYRATVRSIVRHQGVELLELPCDKTSGRTESAVLETYADAQPTALVIPQPNFFGVLEEMDELTAWAQAHGVLTIAVVNPVSLALIKPPGAWGIQQGANIGADVVVGEGQPLGAPLSSGGPYCGFMCTRRAHVRHMPGRLVGRTVDADGNPGFVLTLQAREQHIRRSKATSNICTNQGLLVTAATIHLALLGGHGLERVAASCYANTHALVDALSRVEGVARVFDGDYFHESVLRLPRPAQPVLDALAEQNILGGYALGADYPELKDCVLVCATETKTARDIEHYAQTLARVLK; this is translated from the coding sequence ATGCCCTTCATTCCCCATACCGAGGACGATATCCGCGAGATGCTGGCCGCGGCTGGTGTCGAGCGTATCGAGCAGTTGTTCGACGAGATTCCGGATGAGCTGCGCTGCGGCCCACTCAGCGACGTGCCCGCGGGTTTGAACGAGATGGAAGTCGCGCGCCTGATGAACGAGGTCGCGGCGCGTGACGGCGCGCCGCTTAACTTCATTGGCGCTGGCGCCTATGAACACCACATTCCGGCCGCCGTCTGGCAACTTGCCACGCGCGGCGAGTTTTACACCTCGTATACGCCTTATCAGGCGGAGGCCTCGCAGGGCACTTTGCAGCTCACCTACGAATACCAGAGCATGATGACAGCCCTGACCGGGATGGACGTGGCCAATGCGTCGCTGTACGACGGCGCTTCCGCGCTGGCCGAAGCGGTGCTGATGGCGATGCGGGTCAGCCGCAAGCCGAAAGGGTCGCCCAGGCGGGTGCTGATGCCGGCGAGCGTACACCCGGCGTATCGCGCCACAGTGCGCAGCATCGTGCGGCATCAGGGTGTCGAGTTGCTGGAGCTGCCCTGCGACAAGACCAGCGGCCGCACGGAATCGGCCGTGCTGGAGACTTACGCCGACGCGCAGCCGACCGCCCTGGTCATTCCGCAACCGAATTTCTTCGGCGTACTGGAAGAAATGGACGAACTCACGGCCTGGGCGCAGGCGCACGGTGTGTTGACCATCGCGGTGGTCAATCCGGTGTCGCTCGCGCTTATTAAGCCGCCGGGCGCGTGGGGCATCCAACAGGGCGCGAATATTGGCGCGGATGTCGTGGTCGGCGAGGGCCAGCCGCTGGGCGCGCCCTTAAGTTCGGGCGGGCCATACTGCGGGTTTATGTGCACCCGGCGCGCGCATGTGCGGCATATGCCCGGGCGCCTCGTCGGGCGTACCGTGGATGCCGATGGCAACCCCGGCTTCGTGCTTACCCTCCAGGCGCGCGAGCAACATATCCGCCGCTCGAAGGCGACTTCGAACATCTGCACCAACCAGGGGCTGCTGGTGACGGCCGCCACCATTCATCTCGCGCTACTGGGCGGCCATGGTCTGGAACGGGTGGCGGCGAGCTGCTACGCGAACACACATGCGCTGGTCGATGCGCTGTCGCGGGTCGAGGGTGTGGCACGGGTGTTCGATGGCGATTACTTTCATGAATCCGTGCTGCGGCTGCCGCGCCCCGCGCAACCGGTGCTGGACGCTCTTGCCGAGCAGAATATTCTCGGCGGCTACGCGCTGGGCGCGGACTATCCGGAACTCAAGGATTGTGTCCTGGTATGCGCCACGGAAACCAAGACCGCTCGGGACATCGAGCACTACGCGCAAACGCTCGCTCGGGTGTTAAAGTAG
- the gcvH gene encoding glycine cleavage system protein GcvH: protein MSPLPADLKYTPSHEWVRLNDDGTVTVGITDHAQEQLGDLVFVEAPPPETRVKAGEACAVVESVKAASDIYAPLSGEIVESNAALIETPEVINKDAFGEGWLFRLAPEDATALETLMDADAYQAHAHADT, encoded by the coding sequence ATGAGCCCGTTACCCGCCGATCTGAAGTACACCCCGTCGCACGAATGGGTACGGCTCAATGACGACGGTACGGTGACCGTCGGCATCACCGATCACGCGCAGGAGCAGCTTGGCGATCTGGTGTTCGTCGAGGCGCCGCCGCCGGAAACGCGTGTTAAGGCTGGTGAGGCGTGCGCGGTAGTCGAGTCGGTCAAGGCCGCTTCAGATATTTACGCGCCGCTATCGGGAGAAATCGTGGAATCCAATGCGGCGCTGATCGAGACGCCCGAAGTGATCAACAAGGACGCGTTCGGCGAGGGCTGGCTGTTCCGGTTGGCGCCTGAAGACGCGACCGCGCTCGAGACGTTGATGGACGCCGACGCCTATCAGGCGCACGCCCACGCCGATACTTGA
- the gcvT gene encoding glycine cleavage system aminomethyltransferase GcvT, which yields MTIDKTLKQTALHEKHLAHGARMVNFGGWDMPLHYGSQIEEHHRVRRDAGVFDVSHMTVMDITGAGARAYLRRLLAAEIDAMSMPGRALYSCMLNPRGGVIDDVIVYYTGQDRYRLVANAATRDRVLAWTTELARDHGVRPKVLDELAMLAVQGPAARERLVAQLDGDAGPIAQRLGYFHVAEIGDTWVARTGYTGEDGFEVLLPAAAAPALWQRLVDAGVAPAGLGARDTLRLEAGLNLYGAEMSEEITPLQCGLAWSISWQPEREFVGRKALAEEREAGVTRKRVGLVVEGRGLPRAHQKVLFENGEEGEVTSGGFSPTLGAPIALARVPVTSGERCEVESRGQRLPARVVRPPFVRNGKACIPTVS from the coding sequence ATGACGATCGACAAAACGCTAAAGCAGACCGCTTTGCACGAGAAGCACCTGGCGCACGGCGCGCGTATGGTGAACTTCGGCGGCTGGGACATGCCTTTGCATTATGGCTCGCAGATCGAGGAGCACCATCGGGTGCGCCGCGACGCCGGTGTTTTCGATGTGTCGCACATGACGGTCATGGACATCACGGGTGCCGGCGCGCGCGCTTATCTGCGTCGTTTGCTGGCCGCCGAGATCGATGCCATGAGCATGCCGGGCCGCGCACTTTACAGCTGCATGCTGAATCCGCGGGGCGGTGTGATCGACGACGTGATCGTGTATTACACGGGTCAGGATCGTTATCGCCTGGTTGCCAACGCCGCGACCCGTGACCGGGTGCTCGCATGGACGACCGAGCTGGCGCGCGATCACGGTGTCAGACCGAAAGTCCTCGACGAGTTGGCGATGCTCGCGGTGCAGGGGCCCGCGGCGCGCGAGCGGCTGGTGGCGCAACTGGATGGCGACGCAGGCCCCATTGCGCAACGGCTGGGTTACTTTCACGTCGCCGAAATCGGCGACACCTGGGTTGCCCGCACCGGATACACCGGCGAGGATGGCTTCGAAGTCCTGCTGCCGGCCGCTGCCGCGCCGGCGTTGTGGCAGCGTCTGGTCGATGCCGGCGTAGCGCCCGCGGGACTGGGCGCGCGCGACACGCTACGGCTGGAAGCGGGTCTGAACCTTTACGGCGCCGAGATGAGCGAAGAGATAACGCCACTGCAATGTGGGCTCGCCTGGAGCATAAGCTGGCAGCCGGAACGCGAATTCGTCGGTCGCAAGGCATTAGCAGAAGAGCGCGAAGCGGGTGTGACCCGCAAACGGGTCGGGCTGGTCGTGGAAGGGCGCGGTCTGCCGCGCGCGCACCAGAAAGTGCTGTTCGAAAACGGCGAAGAAGGCGAAGTCACCAGCGGTGGTTTCTCGCCCACCCTGGGCGCGCCGATCGCGCTGGCGCGTGTGCCGGTAACATCGGGCGAACGCTGCGAGGTGGAAAGCCGCGGCCAGCGCCTGCCCGCGCGCGTTGTGAGACCGCCGTTCGTACGCAACGGAAAAGCGTGTATCCCGACTGTGTCTTGA
- a CDS encoding copper chaperone PCu(A)C: MRRCNVVCRIIFLELNMLARYLFSLIVGLGAVDSGGAETTLSVHSAWIREAPPNATALAGYLTIENHGVIPRILIGAKSAEFGSIEIHRSIVKNDVASMVRQKSVSIPPAGGQVDLKPNGWHLMMLAPTVPLRAGKMVTVTLKFNGDESVTTTMPVRNAGGTVTTHHDGHHH, from the coding sequence TTGAGACGCTGCAACGTCGTGTGCCGCATCATTTTCCTGGAGTTGAACATGCTGGCTCGTTACCTGTTCTCGTTAATTGTCGGCCTGGGCGCCGTGGACTCTGGAGGCGCGGAAACTACATTGAGCGTGCATAGCGCGTGGATTCGCGAAGCGCCGCCGAACGCGACGGCGCTGGCAGGCTATCTGACCATAGAAAATCACGGCGTGATCCCGCGCATACTGATCGGCGCCAAAAGCGCCGAATTCGGCAGCATCGAGATACATCGATCGATCGTGAAGAACGATGTCGCGAGTATGGTGCGGCAGAAATCCGTGTCCATCCCGCCCGCTGGTGGCCAGGTGGATCTCAAGCCCAATGGCTGGCACCTGATGATGCTGGCGCCGACCGTACCGTTGCGCGCTGGCAAAATGGTCACCGTCACGCTCAAATTCAATGGCGACGAGAGCGTGACGACGACGATGCCGGTCAGAAATGCGGGCGGTACCGTGACGACGCACCACGATGGTCATCACCACTGA